The genomic window ATATTATCGACAAGCTGATCGAAAGCGCGCAAAAGCCAAAGGTGTATGGCTACTCAGCGAGCAAAGGCATCTATAAACTACGTTTGGCGGCGGCGGATTGGTATAAGCGCAAATACTGCGTCGATCTTGATCCGGAGACGGAAGTCGTCGCCTCGATGGGCAGCAAGGAGGGCTACGCGCACCTCGTTCAAGCGATCGCCAATTTAGGCGATACGGCGATTATTCCCGATCCGTGCTACCCGATTCACTCGCAAGCGTTTATTCTGGCGGGCGGCAACGTGGCGCGTTTTGCTATGAAATTGCGCGAGGACCTCTCGTTGGACGAGGAGGCGTTTATCGACGACGTAAAAAGGTGTTTGGCTGAAACAAGTCCGCGCCCGAAATATCTCGTCGTCAATTTTCCAAACAACCCGACGACCGCGACCGTTACGCCTAAGTTTTACGAGAAAATTGTCGCGCTGGCAAGGGAGGAGCGCTTCTATATCCTAAGCGATATCGCCTATGCGGAGCTTACCTTCGACGGCTATCAAACGCCGTCGATTATGTCCGTCGCAGGCGCTAAAGATGTGGCGATCGAGAGTTACACGCTCTCTAAATCTTACAATATGGCTGGTTGGCGCGTGGGATTTATCGTCGGTAATCAAAAGCTGGTCGGCGCGTTGGCTAAGATAAAAAGCTGGCTTGATTACGGCATGTTTACGCCCATACAGGTAGCCGCCACGATCGCCCTAAACGGCGATCAGTCTTGCGTCGACGATATTAGAGAAAACTACCGCAAGCGACGCGACGCGCTTATAAAATCCTTCGCGAGCGCGGGTTGGGCGATCCCCTCGCCAAAAGCGAGTATGTTTGTGTGGGCGCATATCCCGCCGCCGCTACGCGATCTGGGCAGTTTAGAGTTCGCCAAAGAGCTGCTAATCAACGCCAACGTCGCGGTTAGTCCGGGCGTGGGTTTTGGTCCCGCGGGCGACGAATACGTCCGTATCGCTATGATCGAAAACGAAAACCGCATTCGTCAAGCGGCGAAAAATATCAAACGATTCTTTCGCGCAAATAACATTGTCGGCAGCGAAGAGTAATTGAAACGATCGGCGCTCTGGCTTTTTTTATGCTCTCTGCTGTGCGCCGACGATCCGTTGCAGCTTTCGCTTTCCGGTTTCCCCGCGAGACTTAATCCGCTTTTGGCGACGGATACCGTCAGCGGCGAGCTTAGCGGCTGGCTTTTTAACGGGTTGGTCAAATACGACAAAAACGCCAATATCGTCGGCGATATAGCCGAAAGCTGGCGTTTTGATGACTCGCGGACGGTAGTTTTCACGTTGCGCGACGATCGTTTCTGGCACGACGGAGAGCGCGTTACGGCGCGCGACGCGGTTTTTACCTACGAAACGGCTATGAGCGGCAAGATTTCCACGCCCTACAACTCCGATTTTATGCTGATCGAGTCTCTTGAGGCGATCGACGATTTCACGCTTCGGGTTCGTTATAAAGCCCCGTATTTTAAAGCGCTTGAAACGTGGATGATGGGGCTGATTCCAAAACATATTCTGCAAGACGATCCCGATTTGATGACAAGCTCGTTTAATACGCGCCCGATCGGCAATAGTTTTTATCGTATGGACGAGCTAGTTTTATCGCGCAACGCCGAGTTAACGGCGTATAAAGACTACAAACCGCGTCCGGCGTTGATCGACAAGGTTGTATTTGAATACGTTCAAGAGCCGAGCGTCGAGTTTTTGAAGCTCAAATCGCGTTCTTTGCATATCGGTTCTCTGGACGCGATGCAACTTGAACGCCAGATTGACGATCGGTTCAAAGAGGCGTATCGAATCGTGGAAAGCCCCTCGTTTGGCTACAGTTATTTGGGGTTTAACCTCAAAAATCCCAAGTTTCAGGACCCGAAAGTCCGCGAGGCGTTCAGCTACGCGATTGATCGCCAAGAGTTGATCGACATTCTATTTCTAGGACACGGCAGGATATGCAACGGTCCTATTTTGGAGGGCGCGCTGGGCTATAACCCAAACGTCAAAGCGCCCGTTAGGGATGCGGAGAAAGCCAAGAAACTACTCGCCGAAGCGGGATACGATAAAAGCCGCCCGTTTATTACGGAAATATCGACCAACTCTAGCAACCCGATCAGAATGTATGCGGCGCAAATTATTCAGCGGCAACTTATGGACGCGGGCATAGAGGCGCGTCTGCGCGTGATGGAGTGGCAGGCGTTTTTGAGCCGAACGGTAAACGCGCGAAATTTCGAGATTGTGTTGATGGGGTGGAGCGTTCCGCTTATGCCCGATCTCTCTCCGATCTGGCGTTCCGACAACGATAAGGCGGGCGGCTTTAATTTTGTCGGATACAAAAACGAAGAGGTCGATCGGCTAATAGAGCTTGCCAAAGGCGTTTCCGATCGCGAGCGGATCGCCAAAATATTCGGCGATATAAGCGAGATTATCGCGAAAGACAATCCCTACATATTTCTCTACTCTCCAAATTCTATTGCCGCCGTTTCGCGCAAAATAGAGCCGATCGAACCGACGCTAATAGGCTTTATGCACAACCAGCACGAATGGCGAATCTCTCCATGAAAAAGCGCTAGACTTACATAAAATGATATTTTAGGAGAGACAATGGCGGGGCAGACGTTAGAATTTGCGGATTTTAGACCTTTTCTTCGCCACGAAATCGGCGAATTGTCGCGTATTCGAGAAGAACAAAGAAAATTCACCGTTATGTTTTTGCAGTATCACGACGCCGATCGTATGTTCAAGGCGCTTAGAGATACGTTAAGAACCGCCGACGTTATTTTTCGTAAAAACGACGTTTTCTTTGTCGTTATGCCGGCGACCGACAAGGAGGGCGCTATGCATGTGGCGAGGACGCTAGAGGAGCATTTCGGACACGCTATCGCGGACGTCAACGCCACGTGGCCAGAAGACGGGCTTAGCGAAGGCGAACTGCTTGGAAACTTTTCGCAATATATAAGGGCGAAATGCGATCTAGATTTAATGGGGATACTCCGCTAAATCCGCCCGCGTAAAGTTTATTTGATCGCTTGCCGACGCTACTTCCCAATCGCTTTCGGCGCTCCTTAAACTTGTCGTCGGATCGCCAAAACGCCGCCGCCGCGCTCTCTTTGTCATACCCGCGAAACGGTTATCTATCTAAATACGCCGAGGGTATAAAAGACGGAACCCCGCCTTTCTCCGGCGATTACGGGCGGCAAACCGCCCTATCGCTCCGCGCGGGAATGACGGAGAGAAACAGGAATGAGAATGCGCGTTATGCCGCGCGATTTTTGCCTCTTTTTGCGTTATATCGGCTCTGCTTTTATAGCGGCGCTCATAAAGCATTAGCGCGGTTTTGAAAAAACGCCAAAAATTCCGTCGATTGCGCGCCGCGATTTTGGCGCTTTGGTTTTTGGTAAAGGCGTTGTCGTTAGTTTGCGCGGCTTTATCGCGCCGTCGCGCGCGGGAGAAAATAGGCGAAAACCGATTGTCGGCGCTTTTGCGATCGGTTGATCGTTCAAGAGCTTGTTTTCTACCATCATCTGCGAGAAATCGCAACCAAATTTCCACGCTGGGGCATAGCGGCGAGACTTGTTTGCTCTTATAATTTGCCGCAACCGCTTAGT from Helicobacteraceae bacterium includes these protein-coding regions:
- a CDS encoding LL-diaminopimelate aminotransferase, yielding MFDEIEFDKIKRLPKYVFAAVGELKMQQRRSGEDVIDLSMGNPDGPTPRHIIDKLIESAQKPKVYGYSASKGIYKLRLAAADWYKRKYCVDLDPETEVVASMGSKEGYAHLVQAIANLGDTAIIPDPCYPIHSQAFILAGGNVARFAMKLREDLSLDEEAFIDDVKRCLAETSPRPKYLVVNFPNNPTTATVTPKFYEKIVALAREERFYILSDIAYAELTFDGYQTPSIMSVAGAKDVAIESYTLSKSYNMAGWRVGFIVGNQKLVGALAKIKSWLDYGMFTPIQVAATIALNGDQSCVDDIRENYRKRRDALIKSFASAGWAIPSPKASMFVWAHIPPPLRDLGSLEFAKELLINANVAVSPGVGFGPAGDEYVRIAMIENENRIRQAAKNIKRFFRANNIVGSEE
- a CDS encoding peptide-binding protein, with amino-acid sequence MKRSALWLFLCSLLCADDPLQLSLSGFPARLNPLLATDTVSGELSGWLFNGLVKYDKNANIVGDIAESWRFDDSRTVVFTLRDDRFWHDGERVTARDAVFTYETAMSGKISTPYNSDFMLIESLEAIDDFTLRVRYKAPYFKALETWMMGLIPKHILQDDPDLMTSSFNTRPIGNSFYRMDELVLSRNAELTAYKDYKPRPALIDKVVFEYVQEPSVEFLKLKSRSLHIGSLDAMQLERQIDDRFKEAYRIVESPSFGYSYLGFNLKNPKFQDPKVREAFSYAIDRQELIDILFLGHGRICNGPILEGALGYNPNVKAPVRDAEKAKKLLAEAGYDKSRPFITEISTNSSNPIRMYAAQIIQRQLMDAGIEARLRVMEWQAFLSRTVNARNFEIVLMGWSVPLMPDLSPIWRSDNDKAGGFNFVGYKNEEVDRLIELAKGVSDRERIAKIFGDISEIIAKDNPYIFLYSPNSIAAVSRKIEPIEPTLIGFMHNQHEWRISP